A region of Legionella donaldsonii DNA encodes the following proteins:
- the coxB gene encoding cytochrome c oxidase subunit II, protein MLNRFKVSKVLAALTGLVMSQAVMAAADKWQLNMYKGVTPLSNDMYDLHMIAMVICAIIGIVVFGVMIYSLIHHRKSKGYTPATFHDNTRLEIVWSIIPFLILVGLAIPATKVLMRMDDTAESDVTIKVVGYQWKWQYQYLDQGISYFSNLSTPYEQIQNKQKKGQWYLLEVDKPLVLPVNKKIRFLVTSNDVIHSWWVPEIGIKRDAMPGFMHEAWARIEKPGVYRGQCAELCGINHGFMPIVVKAVSDEEFNKWVAEQVKVKDEYDASVAQPTEQPKMTRAELMSMGKQKYDLICAACHKADGKGIPPMYPALKGSSVAVGKPISRHIELVLHGIPGSAMQAYKDQLSDAEIAAIITYERNAWENNTNDEVQPADVAKIRQGDNQQPKMVNKAQAGGLR, encoded by the coding sequence ATGCTAAACAGGTTTAAGGTAAGCAAGGTGCTTGCCGCCTTGACGGGACTGGTGATGAGCCAGGCCGTAATGGCTGCAGCGGATAAATGGCAGCTAAATATGTATAAAGGTGTGACGCCTTTAAGTAACGACATGTATGATTTGCACATGATTGCCATGGTGATTTGTGCGATCATCGGTATCGTGGTGTTTGGGGTGATGATTTACTCACTCATCCACCATCGTAAATCGAAAGGTTATACACCGGCTACTTTTCATGACAATACTCGCCTGGAGATTGTTTGGTCGATAATTCCATTTCTGATTCTTGTTGGCCTTGCCATTCCTGCTACCAAAGTTTTGATGCGGATGGATGACACTGCGGAGTCTGATGTAACCATTAAAGTTGTTGGCTATCAATGGAAATGGCAATACCAATATCTCGATCAAGGTATTAGCTATTTTAGTAATTTATCGACTCCTTATGAACAAATACAGAATAAGCAGAAGAAAGGACAGTGGTATTTGCTGGAAGTGGATAAACCCCTGGTCTTACCGGTTAATAAAAAAATTCGTTTCTTGGTGACTTCTAATGATGTGATTCACTCCTGGTGGGTTCCCGAGATTGGCATAAAACGGGATGCCATGCCAGGATTCATGCATGAGGCTTGGGCCAGAATAGAAAAGCCTGGGGTTTATCGAGGCCAGTGTGCTGAATTATGTGGTATTAACCATGGCTTTATGCCCATTGTTGTAAAAGCAGTCAGTGATGAGGAGTTCAATAAGTGGGTTGCTGAGCAGGTTAAGGTCAAGGATGAATATGATGCCAGCGTTGCTCAGCCAACAGAACAGCCGAAAATGACTCGTGCTGAACTGATGAGTATGGGTAAGCAAAAATACGATCTCATTTGTGCAGCTTGCCACAAGGCGGATGGTAAAGGGATACCGCCTATGTACCCTGCTCTTAAAGGAAGTTCGGTTGCAGTAGGAAAACCGATTTCACGTCATATTGAATTGGTTCTGCATGGCATACCTGGCTCTGCTATGCAAGCGTATAAAGACCAATTAAGCGATGCTGAAATTGCCGCAATTATTACCTATGAGCGTAATGCTTGGGAAAATAATACTAACGATGAAGTTCAGCCTGCCGATGTTGCAAAAATACGTCAGGGTGATAATCAACAACCTAAAATGGTGAATAAAGCTCAAGCTGGAGGTTTGCGATGA
- the ctaD gene encoding cytochrome c oxidase subunit I — MSDILTHDTDHDEHHGPEQGKGISGFVKRWLFTTNHKDIGSLYLWLALISFFIAGSMALIIRAELFQPGQRFVDPNFFNQMTTLHGLIMLFGVVMPAFTGMANWQIPMMIGAPDMALPRLNNWSFWILPFAFVLLGSTMFHSGGGPNFGWTMYAPLSTKYAPPSTDFMIFSIHMMGLSSIMGSINIIATILNMRAPGMSLMKMPMFVWTWLITAFLLIAIMPVLAGAVTMMLADRHFGTSFFEAAGGGDPILFQHVFWFFGHPEVYVLVLPAFGVVSEIIPTFSRKPLFGYHFMVYATASIAILSFVVWVHHMFTTGVPLGAELFFMYTTMLIAVPTGIKVFNWVSTMFKGSMTFETPMLFAIAFVFLFTIGGFTGLMLALVPADFQYQDTYFVVGHFHYVLVPGVIFALLGATYYWLPKWTGHMYNERLGKWHFWLSTISVNIAFFPMHFLGLAGMPRRIPDYALQFTNFNMISSIGAFIFGFSQLLFLYNVIRTVRGGKKVDARVWEGAHGLEWTLPSPPPYHSFTTPPEI; from the coding sequence ATGAGTGATATATTAACGCATGATACTGATCACGACGAACATCATGGCCCAGAACAGGGAAAGGGAATAAGCGGTTTTGTAAAACGATGGTTGTTTACAACAAACCATAAAGACATTGGCTCCCTTTATCTCTGGTTGGCGTTGATCAGTTTTTTTATTGCCGGCTCCATGGCGTTAATTATTCGTGCTGAACTTTTTCAGCCTGGCCAGCGATTTGTTGACCCCAACTTCTTTAATCAAATGACCACGCTTCATGGTTTGATTATGCTCTTCGGGGTAGTTATGCCTGCATTTACAGGGATGGCCAACTGGCAAATTCCTATGATGATAGGTGCGCCTGATATGGCTCTGCCACGTTTGAATAACTGGAGTTTCTGGATATTGCCTTTTGCCTTTGTACTCTTGGGCTCAACCATGTTTCATAGCGGTGGTGGACCGAATTTCGGTTGGACGATGTATGCGCCTTTGTCAACCAAATATGCCCCTCCCAGCACTGATTTTATGATTTTCTCCATTCATATGATGGGACTTTCATCCATCATGGGTTCGATCAACATTATCGCTACAATTCTGAATATGCGGGCTCCAGGCATGAGTTTGATGAAAATGCCCATGTTTGTGTGGACGTGGTTGATTACAGCTTTCTTGCTAATTGCTATTATGCCAGTATTAGCCGGGGCTGTAACAATGATGCTTGCCGATAGGCATTTTGGCACCAGCTTTTTCGAAGCGGCTGGCGGCGGGGATCCCATTTTATTCCAACATGTATTCTGGTTTTTCGGTCACCCGGAAGTATACGTTCTTGTTCTGCCTGCCTTCGGTGTGGTGTCAGAAATTATTCCTACATTTAGCCGTAAACCACTATTTGGTTACCATTTCATGGTTTATGCGACCGCAAGTATCGCGATACTTTCTTTCGTAGTCTGGGTACATCATATGTTTACTACGGGTGTTCCTTTAGGCGCAGAATTGTTTTTTATGTATACAACGATGTTAATCGCGGTGCCGACTGGTATTAAGGTTTTCAACTGGGTCAGTACGATGTTCAAAGGCTCAATGACTTTTGAAACCCCGATGCTTTTCGCCATTGCCTTTGTTTTCCTCTTTACTATTGGTGGTTTTACCGGCTTGATGTTGGCCTTGGTACCAGCAGATTTCCAATACCAGGATACCTATTTTGTGGTTGGCCACTTCCACTACGTTTTGGTGCCTGGCGTTATATTTGCTCTGCTAGGGGCAACCTATTACTGGTTACCAAAGTGGACCGGACATATGTACAACGAGCGTTTAGGAAAATGGCATTTCTGGTTGTCTACTATTTCAGTAAATATCGCATTCTTTCCTATGCATTTCTTAGGTTTGGCTGGAATGCCAAGGCGAATTCCTGATTACGCATTGCAATTCACTAATTTCAATATGATTTCTTCGATTGGTGCGTTTATTTTTGGGTTCTCGCAGTTATTATTTTTGTATAATGTGATAAGAACAGTGCGTGGCGGTAAGAAAGTAGATGCTCGAGTTTGGGAAGGTGCACACGGCCTGGAATGGACTCTACCTTCACCCCCACCTTATCACAGCTTCACTACGCCGCCTGAAATTTGA
- a CDS encoding cytochrome c oxidase assembly protein, which translates to MAEKGHAKLVISLAVVVIGMFAFGFALVPIYNSLCRVLGVNGKTNTEAVAYDEKQAKIVHEREVVVEFVATNNSSVPWAFYPKVQKLRVHPGEIAKLAFYAENKTNHRMTVQAIPSVTPGIAAKYLKKTECFCFTQQTLNGHEAMDMPLLFHLDTDLPAKVKTITLSYTLFDVTNKVIN; encoded by the coding sequence ATGGCTGAAAAAGGTCATGCAAAATTGGTGATTAGTCTTGCGGTGGTTGTTATCGGCATGTTTGCTTTTGGCTTTGCCTTAGTACCCATTTACAATAGTTTATGTAGAGTGCTGGGAGTCAATGGCAAAACGAATACCGAAGCAGTTGCTTATGATGAAAAGCAGGCAAAAATCGTGCATGAAAGAGAGGTTGTTGTGGAGTTCGTGGCGACAAATAATAGCTCTGTGCCTTGGGCCTTTTATCCCAAGGTTCAGAAGTTAAGAGTGCATCCAGGCGAAATTGCTAAACTTGCTTTTTATGCAGAAAATAAGACAAATCATCGCATGACTGTGCAAGCAATCCCTAGTGTCACACCAGGAATTGCAGCTAAATACCTAAAAAAGACGGAATGTTTTTGTTTTACGCAACAAACTTTGAATGGGCATGAAGCGATGGATATGCCTTTATTATTCCATTTGGATACAGATTTACCGGCAAAGGTTAAGACAATTACTCTGTCTTATACGTTGTTTGATGTCACTAATAAAGTGATTAACTAG
- a CDS encoding cytochrome c oxidase subunit 3: MGAHGTYYVPKPSHWPLVGSIGLTTTLVGAASWLHHDWYGPYIFTLGLAILVFMMFGWFGQVIYENEKGLYDLQVDRSFRWGMSWFIFSEVCFFGAFFGALFFARFWSVPLLGGDIHPITHITLWSDFQATWPLLTNPDNQAFVGADKAMGAWGLAAINTLILLTSGATITWAHWALKLNKRKQLIAGMICTIALGILFLMLQSYEYHEAYTEMNLTLDAGIYGTTFFMLTGFHGLHVTIGTIMLIVILMRCIRGHFTPERHFAFEAAAWYWHFVDVVWLFLFIFVYWL, encoded by the coding sequence ATGGGAGCACATGGCACATATTACGTACCTAAACCCAGTCACTGGCCATTAGTGGGCTCAATTGGTTTGACGACAACGCTGGTTGGCGCTGCCTCTTGGTTACATCACGATTGGTATGGTCCTTATATTTTTACTCTTGGTTTAGCCATTTTAGTGTTTATGATGTTTGGCTGGTTTGGGCAAGTAATTTACGAGAATGAAAAGGGCTTATACGATTTACAGGTTGATCGTTCATTTCGTTGGGGCATGAGCTGGTTTATTTTTTCTGAAGTTTGCTTCTTTGGTGCTTTCTTTGGCGCTCTCTTTTTCGCGCGTTTTTGGTCAGTCCCTCTGCTTGGCGGTGATATCCATCCCATTACCCATATCACACTTTGGTCTGATTTTCAGGCGACCTGGCCCTTGCTGACCAACCCGGACAATCAAGCCTTTGTGGGTGCTGACAAGGCGATGGGAGCCTGGGGTTTGGCTGCTATTAACACCCTTATTTTGTTGACATCAGGTGCTACGATAACTTGGGCACATTGGGCTTTGAAACTGAATAAACGTAAACAACTCATCGCAGGGATGATCTGTACTATTGCGCTGGGTATACTTTTCCTGATGCTGCAATCTTATGAGTATCATGAAGCCTATACCGAAATGAATCTAACGCTGGATGCCGGAATTTATGGCACGACTTTCTTTATGCTGACTGGATTTCACGGTTTGCATGTTACTATCGGGACAATCATGCTGATTGTTATTCTGATGCGTTGCATTCGTGGTCATTTTACCCCTGAGCGCCATTTTGCCTTTGAAGCGGCTGCCTGGTATTGGCACTTTGTAGATGTGGTCTGGTTATTTTTGTTTATTTTTGTCTACTGGCTCTAA
- a CDS encoding ParB/RepB/Spo0J family partition protein: MTTKRSGLGRNLSALLGNSAVNLLNEKATTERLNLAIDSLQPGKYQPRAEIEEAPLAELAASIKQQGLLQPLVVREIANGRYEIIAGERRWRACQLIGFTEVPVVLRQVDDETAMAIALVENLQREDLNAMDQARAMHRLTDEFDLTHQQVADLLGKSRTAVSNYLRLLGLNTEVKQFLEHGDLDMGHARALLMLSDEQQSQVAQLVVAKNLSVRETEKLVARVKNGKPETGVKGEITPLIQEQIETLTQRLKTPVKIKPGKAGKGTLVIHYDTLQNLQTVIKQLIN, encoded by the coding sequence ATGACAACAAAACGCAGTGGTTTAGGACGTAATTTATCTGCCTTACTAGGTAATTCTGCGGTAAATTTGCTTAATGAAAAAGCAACAACCGAACGATTAAACCTGGCTATAGATAGCTTGCAACCTGGTAAATATCAACCTCGAGCAGAAATCGAGGAGGCACCGTTGGCTGAATTGGCTGCATCCATCAAGCAACAAGGCTTGCTACAACCATTGGTAGTTCGTGAAATTGCTAATGGACGTTATGAAATCATAGCCGGCGAACGGCGGTGGCGTGCCTGCCAATTAATCGGTTTTACTGAAGTTCCTGTCGTCTTGCGCCAGGTAGATGACGAAACAGCTATGGCTATCGCTTTAGTGGAGAATTTGCAGCGTGAAGATCTCAACGCCATGGATCAAGCTCGCGCCATGCATCGCCTTACCGATGAATTTGATTTAACCCATCAGCAAGTTGCCGACCTATTAGGCAAATCGCGAACTGCTGTGAGTAACTACCTGCGTTTATTGGGTTTGAACACGGAAGTAAAACAATTTTTGGAGCATGGTGATTTGGATATGGGGCATGCACGTGCCTTACTTATGCTTAGTGATGAGCAACAAAGTCAGGTTGCACAATTAGTAGTTGCTAAGAATTTGTCAGTAAGGGAAACAGAAAAATTAGTCGCACGCGTCAAAAATGGTAAACCTGAAACTGGCGTGAAAGGAGAAATTACTCCTCTAATCCAGGAGCAGATTGAGACACTGACCCAGCGATTGAAAACTCCGGTTAAAATCAAACCAGGCAAAGCGGGTAAAGGAACCTTAGTCATCCATTACGATACCCTACAAAATTTGCAAACTGTTATTAAGCAATTAATAAATTAG
- a CDS encoding ParA family protein — protein sequence MAKVIAIANQKGGVGKTTTAINLATSIAANRQQVLLVDLDPQGNATMGSGVDKSTLVHTANDVLLRDCLAEQACLTTACGFDLIPANGDLTVAEVSLMERNHRETFLFKALQSIQSAYDFILIDCPPALNTLTINALVAADSVLIPMQCEYYALEGLAALVSTIEQIKASVNPRLHIEGVLRTMYDARNRLCSDVSKQLLEHFQNKVYRTVVPRNVRLAEAPSHGLPALYYDKSSPGAAAYMVLAAEVISKQTTVAG from the coding sequence ATGGCAAAAGTCATAGCCATTGCCAATCAGAAAGGGGGCGTGGGCAAAACCACGACAGCAATTAATCTAGCAACTTCTATCGCTGCGAATCGTCAACAGGTTTTACTCGTTGATTTAGATCCCCAAGGTAATGCAACGATGGGTTCAGGCGTTGATAAAAGCACGCTGGTGCATACTGCGAATGATGTTTTACTGCGTGATTGTCTCGCCGAGCAGGCTTGTTTAACCACAGCCTGTGGTTTTGATTTAATACCGGCTAATGGCGATTTGACTGTTGCCGAAGTTAGTTTGATGGAAAGAAACCATCGTGAAACCTTCCTATTTAAAGCATTACAATCCATACAAAGCGCCTATGACTTTATCCTAATCGACTGCCCTCCTGCATTAAATACACTCACTATCAACGCATTAGTAGCCGCCGATTCCGTGTTAATTCCGATGCAATGTGAATATTATGCGCTCGAAGGTTTGGCTGCCCTGGTGTCCACTATTGAACAAATTAAGGCCTCGGTAAACCCGCGCCTGCATATTGAAGGTGTTCTACGTACCATGTACGATGCACGTAATCGCTTGTGCTCTGACGTCTCAAAACAGCTATTGGAGCATTTTCAAAATAAAGTATACCGAACGGTAGTTCCACGAAACGTACGCCTTGCTGAAGCACCCAGTCATGGTTTGCCAGCGTTATACTACGACAAATCATCACCGGGCGCAGCCGCTTATATGGTATTAGCTGCCGAAGTCATTAGTAAGCAAACCACCGTGGCCGGTTAA
- the rsmG gene encoding 16S rRNA (guanine(527)-N(7))-methyltransferase RsmG: MSISPELALILNKGLKELGISTETEPLLHYLSLLHKWNRSYNLTAIRDMDVMVTRHLLDSLAIAPWIRGKRLLDVGTGAGLPGIPLALIQPDLHVVLLDSNGKKIRFLQEVKRALNIDNIEIVQTRVENYHPSRGFDTVTSRAFSDLAQMLKWTNHLVETNGIWLAMKGRYPETELASINLPYQVQSYTVPGLDGKRCCVIIENAIKE; the protein is encoded by the coding sequence ATGAGTATCTCACCTGAGCTGGCTTTAATTCTCAATAAGGGTCTGAAAGAACTGGGCATATCAACAGAAACTGAACCACTGTTGCATTATTTATCATTACTACACAAATGGAATCGTAGTTATAATTTAACTGCGATTAGAGATATGGATGTCATGGTTACCCGTCATCTGCTTGACAGCTTGGCTATTGCACCATGGATTCGTGGCAAACGTTTGCTGGATGTTGGGACCGGAGCCGGTTTACCAGGTATCCCGTTAGCACTTATACAACCTGACTTACATGTGGTTTTACTGGACAGTAATGGTAAAAAAATACGATTCCTGCAAGAAGTAAAGCGTGCTCTGAACATAGATAATATTGAAATCGTGCAAACTCGTGTAGAAAACTACCACCCATCACGCGGTTTTGATACAGTAACAAGTCGGGCCTTCAGCGATCTGGCGCAAATGTTGAAATGGACTAACCATCTTGTTGAGACAAATGGTATCTGGCTTGCCATGAAAGGACGCTATCCTGAAACCGAACTGGCGAGCATCAACCTACCCTATCAAGTCCAGTCCTATACAGTACCCGGCCTGGATGGTAAGCGTTGCTGCGTCATTATTGAAAATGCAATCAAGGAATAA